A window of Daucus carota subsp. sativus chromosome 2, DH1 v3.0, whole genome shotgun sequence genomic DNA:
TGTGACAATTTACTGATTTGttgattttaagaaatttactgctttgtttttattttagtaataatGATATGTTTTGATAGGAACCACTGGACGTTGTCTGTGGTAAATCCGGATGCAGAGATAGTCTACTACATGGACCCTCTTAAACGTCGAATTGCAAATGGTGAATGGGTTGATGTTGTCGACAAGTAAGTCCCCCTATAGTATTCAGTCTTCACTTGTAAAGCTTGTCACACCAAACTTTATGGTGTTATGTGtatttaatgatatatatatatatatatatatatatatatatatatatatatattattttcattacAGTGCCATTAAGTTGTACAAGGAGGATCTGAATAAGGTTGTCAAGAAGAAAATATTATGGGAGAACATGGCGGTACAGTTTCATTCTCATCATGTTTCATTTATGCCGTATATGAAATTGTAACTAAAATTTTGTTACAATTTTCAGGGAGTTCCCGTGCAGACCGGGACCAAGGATTGTGGGCTGTTTGTTATGCGATACATGAAAGAAATTGTTCATGATAAGGAGCTTGAGTTTGTTACTAAGGTGAGAACTTTAATTTCTTTGAATTTTCTGACCAAATATGTATTTACTCTTGTATCATAAATTATGtgacttaacaaaaaaaattcatgctTTTTCAGTGGATGCGTCGGTCGAAGTTAGTTTATACCGCTGATGAAATCAACGAGATCCGGATTGATTTTGCAAAGTACTTTATGAAACGCCATGCCACTTAGGTTTTAGATCAGTTTCTTTGCTTTTGAACTATTCGCTTTTGAACTATTCAGGGAAGTGCAACTTTAAGTTTATGTAGTTGGTGAATTGTTATGTAAATTTGGATGTGGCTACTTGATGTTGGTTTGAATGCCTGAATATTTGGTTTgttgaacttgtagtttaagtATGATGAATCTTGAACGCCATATAGTTTATGGTcgttgtttttattttagttggtTTGGTTGCGTAATTGATGGATAAAAAAATTGCTAATTTGTGGTTTGACTTGTTTATAGATTTGTTTTATTTCCAGTCAGGTGGATTTGTGAATGGATTGAATTTAGTTTTAGGTTTGTGCAGGTGGTATGTATGAGAtattaattcaatttgtaaaaaaattacagATTCACAGATAATGGTCTTTAAGAGAAAAAAGAGCCATTGTACCATATTCATTCAAACAACAAGTTACCTAAAATATCGCAAAAATAACCATTGCGTGATGTTATATAATCAAATGGGTACCTAATTGAAACCATTGTGTCAATAACATTTCAATAACTGATGGAACTGAAATAGTGTTGTGTGAAAACCGAAATCACAATTTGACTCCAACACACACAATTGTGTGAAGAGCTTTAAGATAACAGTGAACaaaaattagatattaaaaCCATTGTCTAAACAAACtagaaaaaagtttttattttaaaacagtTGTTGTTAAGTTTTCAGACAATAGGTAATTACAATTACCATTGTCTGAAACAGACATACAACACAGTTTGGAAAATATTTGATACATTAACTCAACACAAATTCCCCGTTCTCTATACCTCTGGAAACGGTTGTGTAATATTTCTTTCAACAATGGTTCTCACATTGTAGTGTTGTCTCTTTAACATTCTAACAAGTATTCATATCTGTTGTGTGCTAACTTATTCTAACAATGGTTAAAAAATGCGTTGTCTGATATACTATCAGACGAGTACTGGATAGTCAACGGGAAATTCTGAGGTCAGACAACGGTGAAAAACTGTTGTCTGATAGCAAAATCCTTGTAGTGCTGCCACGCTATTCATTCCGTTTCCACCAGAAAACAACTCTCACACCTCACTGTAATAGCCTACTTCCGACGTCACCTCTTTCAGACTCCAAACCCAGCGACTTCAAACAGCCAACCCCGTGCAACGACGGTCGGCAACAACACACAAGGTATACACAAGCAGGAGACATCACAAGTATGCACAAACagtaatacatataattactaGTGAATTAAAAAGTAACAAACTCAATTACCCTTAATTGATAAACCCTAATACCACCGCCTTACCTTCTCTCGAGAACACTGCAGGATGTATGTATTATTGTTCTTACTGTGTAAAAAGGTTAAAGAAATCAGTTTATATTAACAGAACTTAAGGCCTCGATTACTACAACAAAAGCTATTTAAGCTTCAAAAATCATTTCAGGGGCTCGAAAATATTCTCAAAACTAAAATAAACCTTATCTAATTTACGTAAAATTCTAGATcgcttataaaaataaaaaggagccttctttttttttcttaaaaaaagaaaacaataaatcaatttttttttataaataaatgctTGAATAATCGTGTTAATCACAAAATTAAAAGAGTCATCATGTAATTGCAcaaactttatttatttttattaaatagaaaaaaaattcccgagtattacatccttccccccttaaaaggattctgtcctcagaatcaaCTAAGTAAATAGATAAGGGTAGTTCTCAAACATTTCATTTTCAAGTTCCCATGTTGATTCTTCAACTAGGGGATTCCTCCATAATACCCTAACCATAGGTATGGATTTGTTTCTAAGAACTCTATCCTTTTTATCCAGAATCTGCACTGGCTGCTCGACATAAGTCATATCAGGCTGGATCTCTATTGGCTCATACTCGATAACACAACTAGAATCAGGATTAAACTTCTTAAGCATAGACACATGAAATACGTTATGAATATTTTGCATATTAGGGGGTAAAGCTAGTTCGTATGCTACTTTCCCAACTTGCTTTAGGATTTCAAATGGACCCACATATCGAGGACTGAGTTTTCTTTTCTTGccaaatctggtgagtcctttcCACGGGGATACTTTCAATAACACTGGTTCTCCCACTTCAAAACTGATGTCCTTACGTAATGGATCTGCGTATCTACGCTGGCGATCTTGAGCGGCTTTCAATCTTTTCTGGATGATCTCTATGGCTTCCTTGGTTTGTTGTACCAGTTCTGGGCCTAGTATCTTTCGTTCCCCAACTTCTTCCCAATATAATGGTGATCTGCATTTTCGTCCGTACAGAGCTTCATAAGGTGGCATCCCGATACTCCCGTGATAGCTATTATTGTAAGAAAATTCCACTAGTGGCAAATGTTCATCCCaacttcctttaaaatcaatagCGCATACTCGTAGCATATCCTCAATGGTTTGAATAGTTCTTTCACTTTGTCCATCGGTTTGGGGATGATACGCGGTACTCATATTTAGCTTAGTTCCTAGACATTCCTGAAATTGTCTCCAAAATCTTGAATTAAAACGAggatctctatctgatacaatagatactggaactccatgtcTGACAACTATTTCCTTTAGATATAATTGAACCAGCTTTTCTAAAGAGAACTTTTCATTAATTGGAAGGAAATGCGCTGACTTAGTCAATCTATCTATAACTACCCAGATGGCATCATGGTTGGAGTTTGTCTTGGGCAACCCTACTACGAAATCCATAGCTAGgttttcccacttccattctggaatctctaaGGGTTGTAGTAGTCCACTTGGTCTCTGATGTTCTGCTTTAACTTTTTGACAAGTGAAACATTTACTAACCCACTCTATAATATTATTCTTCATATTTGGCCACCAGAAATTTTCTTTTAGATCTCTATACATCTTGGTGCTTCCAGGGTGAATGGAATACCTACCACTGTGTGCTTCTTGCAGTATGTCTCTTTTTAATTCCATAACATTTGGAATCCATATTCTAGAAGAGAATCTTAATATTCCTTTATCATCCTTGTGAGTACTCAGCTCCTCTCCGGTAAGATTATCAGCTTCTTGTTTTATCACTTCTTCTTGACACTTCTAATCTTTTCTAATAGTTCTGGTTGAAATGTCATGCTATAAATCCGAGCATCTACTAAATCCGTATAAAATACTTCAATTTCTAATTTCTCAAATTCTTTGATGAGCTCTTCTGATGAAATCACCATATTCAATCTTTCTCTCCTACTAAGCGCATATGCTACCACATTCGCTTTTCCAggatgatagttaatcgtgcagtcgtaatctttaattaattcCAACCACCTCCCACTACTAGAAAAATGACATTAGACATCGCACTTTAGACATCGGTTAGAAATACCCCTGATGTTAAAAGTATATCTTACatcaaataaatcaaaaacgATGTCTATTAACAATCTAAACATCAGTTATTGTTAAAAATGATGTCTTATTCCCagtttcaaaaaatgaaaaacaaccCGCTCATTATTCCCCCTTATTACAGATATATTCCTCCTTAACCAAATTTTATTTCCCACCTTCACCAAAATCTTATTTCccctctttctttcttttcttctcgGCTATGTCTCTCGAGTCTCGACTGACGACTTTCTCGACCCTCTCTCTCTTTTTCGACTCTCTCGACTCTCTCTTCTCCCACCTCTACTCTCCCTATCTCGTCTATCTGGTCTCTCTCACACCATCGATCTTGCTCCGACATTCATATAGTAGTTAGGGTTCAATTGGGTAAACCCTAATTTGTTTCTATTGGAGACACAACTCGAAGAAATTAGCAACTTGAAGCAATTAGTAGATTGAAACTCAGCTCTGAGAAACGCAACCTGCAAATTATAAGTTCGATTGGGTTTAAGGGTTTGATTGGTTCAATTGGGTTTTAGGGTTCTTTTCCGAGTCTCCATCTTCTTTTTCAAGGTATCTTACTTTCTTATAAAAAAGTTCAATTAGTTTTGTggttcttgttctttacttTTATTCAATCATAGTTCTACATCTACTAATTAGATGTGTCTACCTGAGTCCTGTCTTGTATACATATGCAGGGAACCAAATCAGAGATGCCATGGTCATtgcagtatatttttttttgtcttgtTCACCTTGCTGTTTACGGAATCTTTCGAGTAACAACACTGAACTATAAGTCTCTTTAAAGTTGAATGTTAAGTGATAGATTTGACTATGATATGTTTCCATCGTGTTAGTACTAAGTTGAATAGCAAAGACTCTTTACATTTTTGTATCAGTTTATTATAGTCTCTACTAATTTGTCAattattatgtttatgtttttggCAGTAATATGTTTATGGCTGGGTCAAGAAAGTACTCTGTTTGTTTATATCAGAGGCTCACAGAACTAGATGGATTTGTTCTCTCATTCGACCCAAAACCCATCCCGGTCTGTCCTAATATTCTGCTCCTGCTATTAGTTTCAGGCTTTCAGCTTCCTAgtacaatttatatatgtttttatatttgtgCGCGGTCTAATATTTCATGACAACAGTTTTAAAAAACAATGAGCTGcagtaaattaattaaatactcaCACGTCCAATATTTATGTTCATAGGACTTTGGATGATAGCATagcgttttttttttcatttaacaATTCTATGACATAAATCTGTCGGGATTTATTAGGAACTGACATGAATTGTTGATGACTATTTATCGACTTTAATGCAGCaccttcttttttctttcactCATCCCGTGATTCTACAGTGGAACTTAATTTCTTTTAGTTGTAACTTGATTTAGATGTGAAAATATCCAGACTGTAAGCTaagtaattttaataaaaatagattATAAAAGATTTTGATTGGAATAACTCgatattagttttataaatctCAGGGTGTCTTGGACAGGGGAGCTACTTCTATTTTCCGTCCCCTGCATTCTAGTTCCTTTTTCCCCATCCGCTTGAGATTTTATGGTGCTAGTCGGTGACTGGTTCAAGCAAAATCACATTGTGAGTTACCTTTCTTGTTAAGCTCTGTATATTGGTTAGACTTTGTGATATATGCTTAACTTTattgttcttttctttcttttaggaGTGCTTATATTATTGACTTCTGTAGGATTTGAAATCAATTTTGGACAGTGGAATAATCTTCCCTTTCCAGATGGAATTGTTATTAAAGGACTGTCAGCAAACTCGTAAACTTTTACCATTGATCAAGGTGATTTGAGCTTGacatatccaaaaaaaaaagttgctagtttttttttgtaaagttAAAGCACATTTCTAATGTGATTCACGGATTTGTGATTCTCGAAACTCATTGGCAGGTAAAACTTATAGGTTCCGGATATCAAATGTGGGCCTTACTACCAACCAAGCACGTTCAATCAGGTACGGACCTGCCCAGCTACATATTGCCTTGCAGATTGTTGCTATAATTTTATTCATCTAGTAATGCAAAGTGCAAAACGAGCAATAATGTGTATTTGTGTGTATGTGCACGTCCATGCGGCTGAGCTCTGCGCTGATCTGCACGTTGAATATGCcttgtttaattttaatatgaaaaatgCAGACTTGGCTCTTTGTTTAGTCTCAAACTAGCAAACAGTTCTCTGAGACCTCTTTCTCTAACCTGGCTCTTTGTTGAGTGCACCTTCTATTGTAGTGTGGTTATTCTTCTCCTACTCAAGCTGCTGATGAAGTACCTATAGTGTCAAATGATATGATGCCTTCTGATTTACTTCATGCAGTTGCAAGTCAGGTTTTCTGGATTCCAAAAAGTTAAATGATTATCCTCTTTTACTATTTCATTAAGATATAAGCATGATTTATATATGAGAGCTTGTGATTTGACATGGCATAACAACTTCTCTACAGGCTCTGCTAAGGAGGCAGAGTTTCCAAAGAGAAGAGTCTCCTACTATGTGCTGCAAGCTAGAGACATTTGCTAGAGTTTACAAGCTAGGCCAAAAATTTTGGCAGTATAATTTGATGGATTAATGGATAATGTAATTTTGTGTTTAATCTGCATTGGTTGTGTTGATATCAATGTAGTTTTGATATTGTATGGTTTGGATTATGTAGTTGGTTTCAATATTTGATGAATGAGATAATGTATTTGACTGCTTGAATGCATGTTTATATTTTGGTTTTCAGTTTTGATATATTGCTCTTCAGTTTTGGTATATTGGTTTTGGTAATATCAGTgttttggttttggtatttTGGCGGATTACAAAGCAGGTGATTCATGGCTAAAATTTAAATCAGAAAACAAAAGAACTGATGTCTAACAGGACAACAGACATCGGTCATCTTAAAAGAAACTGAGGTCTAACTCGGTAAAACAAATTAGGCACTAAAAAGAAATGATGTGAAAGAGTCATATAgacatcataaattataaagaacTGATGTCATAACATGGAAAGCACATCATGTTCACTAATGCATCGATGTTAAAGCTATAAAAGAACATCAGTACCTCCAACAAACTGATGTTAAATGGACAAGTGGACATCGGGGTTTTTAAAATAACCGATGTCCATGCCTTATTTTCTTTCACATGTCATACATTTAAGATGATATAAATAGCATATCAAAGCTATATTCAAATGATAATCATGGTAATTTATGGTGATTTTGATGCAAAGACATCGGGTTTTTATAAGGAATCGATGTCTAAGATGCTCgcagacatcggctaaaaaccgatgtctaataCCCCTACCTTTCACATCACATGCGAAGACATCAGTTCGGTTttcaatagacatcggtttttagccgatgtctaagcccttttttctagtagtgtccTCTGTCTCATGTTCAATTCTTTCTGTGTGAAAATGTACTTTAGACTCTTGTGATCTGTATAGATTTCACATTTCTCTCCGTACAAGTAATGTCTCCATATTTTCAGGGCAAACACTATAGCCGCTAATTCCAGATCATGCGTTGGGTATCTTTGCTCGTGAGGCTTTAATTGTCGAGAAGCATACGCAATAACTTTATCATTCTGCATCAGtacacatcctaatcctttatgagatgcatcactataaatcacaaagtTACCTTGATCATCTGGTAATACTAATACAGGCGCAGTTATCAATCTCTGCTTTAGTTCTTGAAAACTTGCTTCACATTTTTCTGTCCATTCAAATTTCTCATTCTTTCTAGTGAGTTTTGTCAATGGCGTGGCTAACTTAGCaaaatccttaacaaatctACGATAATAACCTTCTAATCCCAGAAAGCTTCGTACTTCTGTCGGAGTCTTGGGTCTTTCCCAATTGATCACTGCCTCAATCTTGGTCGGATCTACCTTAATTCCCTCACTACTAACTACATGTCCTAGGAATTGAACTTCTCTTAACCAAAACTCACACTTCGAAAATTTGGCATATAACTTTTCCTTGCGCAAAATctccaatataatttttaaatgttcagcatgctcttccttagactTAGAGTAGATCAAAATATCATCAATGAACACAATCACACATTTATCCAAATACTTCTTGAAAATTCAATTCAtcaaatccataaaagctgctggtgcattAGTTAATCCAAATGACATCACCAAGAATTCATAATGTCCATAGCGGGTTCTAAAGGCGGTTTTCGGAATATCCTCTGGCTTGATCTTCAGTTGATGATACCCACTACGTAGATCAATCTTGGAGAAACAGGTTGCACCTTTCAATTGGTCAAACAGATCATCAATCCttggtaaaggatatttattcttGATAGTCAGCTTGTTAAGTTCGCGATAATCAATGCATAGTCTCATGCTGCCGtccttcttcttcacaaacaatACTGGTGCGCCCCAAGGTGATACACTTGGCCTTATTACTCCTTTATCTAAAAGATCTTGCAATTGCATAGCTAATTCCTTCATCTCTACAGGTGCCATACGATATGGAGCTTTCGATACAGGTTCTGTTCCAGGGGCTAGGTCAATCGCAAACTCAATCACTCTGTCAGGAGGTAGTCCGGGGAGCTCATCAGGAAATACATCTGTAAATTCATTCACCACTGGAATATCTTCAATCTTAGGTGTTTCATTACGGTTGTCTATTACATGAGCTAAGTAGGCTTGATATCCTTGACGTAACAATCGCTTGGCTTGAATTATGGTTAAGAACTTCTTAGCTTGTCTCTGACCTTGAAATACTATAGTTTGACCATCAGAGGTCCGCATACTCACTTTCTTATTCTTGCAATCTATGAAAGCATCACTAGCTGCTAGCCAATCCAttcctaatataacatcaaattctcttaacttgaaaggtatcaagtcagCATAGAAATGACGTCCTCATATATTTATGACACATTGAGGACAAATCTTATCTACGGGGATACGATGTTGATCAgcaatttttatcattaaaggTTGCTCTAATGGTTGAGTCTTATTATTGACTTTACTCATAAAATCCATGGATATAAAAGATCTGGTAGCTCCcgaatcaattaacaccttaGCATTCATGGAATTTACTGAAAGCGTACCTGCAATCACATTGGAGTCCTGAATGGCATTTCTCATAGTCATATTAAAAGTCCTGGCCTTAGGTTGATTGACGGACGATGCTGCTGAGTTGGCTGGAAATACGCTTCTACAATCTCTCGCGTAGTGACCTGGTTTCCCACACTTGAAACAAATATTACTTGTCGGAGCCTTCATATTTGGGCATTCCGTAGCATAGTGCCCCTTTTTATGACATCTATAACATTCAATATTAGCTTTTCTGCATGGTCCTAGGTGTTTGCGTCCACAGACCTTACAATCTGGCAATGGTGGCCTCATTATGCGCTCCTGATTAGACACTTGTGGGAGATTACTTCGTATCACACTTCTTGCTTCTGGATTCCTGAACTGCTCACTCCTTCTAAACCCAAACTCTGTTTTTCTTCCACTCCTGTTATTAAAATTCCCCTGGTGTTGACCTCCTTCAGATGCTTCCATCTTTCTCTTCTTTCCTTCTTTCTCTTTTTGAGAAaaatcactttctccttcaataaTCATTGCTTTTTGGACAACAGCTGTATAATCTTTCAACTCAAACATAGCTACTCGGCTTCTAATCCAAGTTGTTAGTCCCTGTTGAAATCGTTTTGCTCTTTTCCCCTCAGTATCAACATAGTCGGGAACAAACCTAGAAAGCTCTG
This region includes:
- the LOC108203517 gene encoding uncharacterized protein LOC108203517 — encoded protein: MASEGTTRADTGSSEAGEPITAQHMMELLRTQAAAFAAQQPKQPIEPVVTFKMFQSVHPPEFKGTADPIEASNWLKEIEKAFELVRIGNEQKTGFASYFLKGEANYWWESRKVVEGTCTITWERFTELFLEKYFPTYMQDQMEVKFLELKQGNMSVADYEAKFTELSRFVPDYVDTEGKRAKRFQQGLTTWIRSRVAMFELKDYTAVVQKAMIIEGESDFSQKEKEGKKRKMEASEGGQHQGNFNNRSGRKTEFGFRRSEQFRNPEARSVIRSNLPQVSNQERIMRPPLPDCKVCGRKHLGPCRKANIECYRCHKKGHYATECPNMKAPTSNICFKCGKPGHYARDCRSVFPANSAASSVNQPKARTFNMTMRNAIQDSNVIAGTLSVNSMNAKVLIDSGATRSFISMDFMSKVNNKTQPLEQPLMIKIADQHRIPVDKICPQCVINI
- the LOC108203531 gene encoding uncharacterized protein LOC108203531 isoform X1, yielding MCLPESCLVYICREPNQRCHGHCSIFFFVLFTLLFTESFDNMFMAGSRKYSVCLYQRLTELDGFVLSFDPKPIPDLKSILDSGIIFPFQMELLLKDCQQTRKLLPLIKVKLIGSGYQMWALLPTKHVQSVWLFFSYSSC
- the LOC108203531 gene encoding uncharacterized protein LOC108203531 isoform X2, which produces MCLPESCLVYICREPNQRCHGHCSIFFFVLFTLLFTESFDNMFMAGSRKYSVCLYQRLTELDGFVLSFDPKPIPDLKSILDSGIIFPFQMELLLKDCQQTRKLLPLIKVKLIGSGYQMWALLPTKHVQSDLALCLVSN